The Elaeis guineensis isolate ETL-2024a chromosome 12, EG11, whole genome shotgun sequence sequence GGAGATGAGCATGGAGTGCTTTGGTATACTTGGTTAGATCAAGAAACTTGTTCATCCACTTTTCTGAATAGAAGCAAGTTCATATTGTATAAACGCATGATTAAGTGGGTCTCTTTTCTTTTTACAGTTAATGGCTTTGAAGGCGAAAAATATTAAGGTTTCCAAGGCAATTGATTGAAAGGAAGCTAATTTCAATTATTAGTAGAAAGAAGGTGGATTTTAGGGGCTCAGACTGGTGCTTTTGGGACCAGGCAATGGGTTTTGTCTGGTCACTCTTCAAATAGGACTTACTTTGTAATACTCTGTAAATCTGGTTGTTTGTCCCGTGTTGTGCCTATGACCTTAGCAACAACGTCAAATTGCATGGGATTGCTTTGGTTCAAGAATGCTGCTGTTGTTAATCAGCTTGAACTTGAAAGGAAGTAGCAAGTAAGCCACCTTTTGAAGTACATCAAACACTGCTTTGCTTCTGCTTCTCTCTAGTTACAGTTGTAAGGCCAACTCTGCAACAACAAAAACAGTTCCATTATGTTTCCCTTTCTCCAATTTTTGCATAAAGATGGCCATCAAAGTTTTATGTTTCGGGTGTTGGAGGGGGATTCACAAAAAAATGATTTAAAGCATACTTGGTCTGGGTAACAAAATCCCTTGGTGATGAATTAGACTGGTGAGGCACGTTAATTTTGCCCTTTTCGCAGGTTATCAGGGAGTACAAAATACATGTATATAGACAAGGAGATGTTGCAGCTGATTGTTTGACCAATATGGGGAGATCTCAATGGCATGATTGGTTTTCTTCATGATGTAGAACTACGTTGGTATAATGACTGTATGGCTATACCGGCATTTATGCTGTTGACTGTGGTGTATAACCATTTACAATAATATAAACAAAAGACTTGGGCTTGGCTTCAGTAACTGGAGGGGACAAGATCATAGTGCTGTGTGTGAGCTCATAGATGTTGATGAAACTGCTCGCTCCATAATTTGTTTGAAAGTTCGTGTCTGCAGTCAGCCCTCACCTCTTGGTGTATGCATATGGTTCACAGCACATTTCAAATGGTCCCTTTTCAAATCACCTTGCTTTGCATTGTAGAAACTTATTTTTCTGAGTTGCTGAAATTTACTTTAGGAACACATACTGATGAATTGCTGACATTATAATCGACAGGGATTTACAGAAGGCTTAAGAAGCAGCAAATTATGGCGCACTTCAAGGAACACAAGTGCCTGCTGCCTGCTTGGTATCACAATGTTCAGTGGAATGCAATCATCTTGTGATGCTTTGGCCATTGGTCCAGATTTATCCAGATGCCTGCAAACACTGGAACTGCTTGTACCTGAGAGCTTACAGACAACCATCTCCGACTACTCGCAGGCTTTGGTAGTAGCAGATCTAGACCCATATACAGCAAAGTTGGCAATTGGGATCACAGGCCCCTTCCTTTCAGCATTTGGCTTTTTATTTATCGCACGAATAGTTATGTCTTGGTATCCAAAGCTCCCAGTGGGGAAGTTCCCATATGTCATTGCCTATGCACCCACAGAACCACTACTCAGAATCACAAGGAAGCTGATACCTCCTCTTGGTGGGGTGGATGTAACCCCTGTGGTCTGGTTTGGATTGATTAGCTTCTTAAACGAAATATTAGTCGGCCCTCAAGGGTTACTTGTGCTCCTGTCTCAACAAGTTTAGACAGTAGATGTGTATGCAAGGATGTTATTGAAAATTGCTCACACAGAGTGCCAATACAAAGTGTTGTAAACTGATGAACCAAATTTTGATTATCTTAATTCATTGAGAACAAAGTCTGTCCAACTCAATCTTTTCTATCAGTTTGATTCTTCTTTCAGTGCAAGACAAACAACCAATGATCTAACCGtcagaacaaaaaaaagaaatgtTGACAAAGTAAATTATTCTACTTCAATGCTGGCTCTTCTCTTTTTGATGGAAATGGTCCATGCTGGCTCTTCTCAACCATCATATATCAGCCACAAGAAAGTTACCAGTTAAGGAAACCTGCAATCAAGAACATGCATTAGAAAAGCATAACCAACAAGCTATTTTGCATCTCTGTGTAGGCATAACCAAACATAAATCCATAAATGGAGTGCGGAACAACAACGGAACAACCCATAATTGGTTGTTACCTTTTCGCCCAACTTGAATGGAGGAAGACCTCTGTAAGGGCAGCCATTGCACCGGAATGCATCCCCAAGTCCACACTGCAGGATTAACATCACAAAGCAAGATTGTGTTGGTACACCAGACATCATGAGGATGCCATTGTTAGCAATTATAACTTAGCTTGTCGTTGCTACTTACATTGCCACATGCAGACTGAGGATTGTTGATCTGCTCTGCGGTCAGCCCCAGCTTCTGCACTTTCTCCTCTGCCTCAGCTCGACCACAAACACAGTTCTTGCAAGCTTTCCTTGTGCTTCCAACTTCACAATCTCCAACTGCACAGGATCAAATAACTGTTAACATCTTCTTTAACAAAAAGAATCATCAGAAGATATGTAACCAGGTATACTGGGATTGTGAATTGAACCAGGTGGTAGCTGTGGTTTCTTCAAGTCTTCCTCAGTCAAGAGACTATCTTCATCAATAAGATCTGATTCATCGTCAATTTGAATCTTGGGAACAGTCGTTACTGCTCTTTTAATGCGGAAAGATGACCCTAATGACCAAGATGCCTTCTTGCCCTTAATCTGCAAAAATATTGGAAGAATTCAAGGTTTCAGGTACATCACAACGGGCATAACTAAGAAATGAAACTGGCATATTTTTTAGGTATAAATGTTTTGCTCACCGTTACAGATTGAACATCCTCATGAGATAATAAAGACTTCAATTCTAAAGTTTGCACTATCAAGAATCCTGATATGAGTAATTTGCGCTCAAGTGTAGAATTCAGCtgcaaaaaaatcattttttatcATCTTAACAGTGGCATGAAGTATTCATCAAACAACAAACAGAACGAAGTCAACCATGAAACATGCAGATACCTTATCCTGTTCAGTAGAAGGCAAAGGGGTCTGTACTATGATGCTCCCACCTGGCTTCAACACTCTGTAGATCTCTTCAAGCCACTGTTCTCCAACAAGTTCAGGTGCCTTCCAGACCAAAACAACAACATCCAAAGACCCTGACTCAATTGGCAACTTTCCTCCTGTTGCCAAAACATCAAGTTTACATGTAGAACAACaaaataacaatcatacaagcaaATTATCTTAAAACTCAGATGCTTAATAGAAGAACCTGTTTCTTTTATCAACCATATGATTAGAATTTACATTTCCAATCAACCAGAAACCCAGTAAATTACAAAATTTACTCaaaaaatgggcaaaaaatagCCAACAAGCGTCATCATCTGAATTCGAAATGTCATGTACAAAAGTGACAAAAGTGGTCCCGATCTATgcctaaatttttaaaaaattttaatgcatatAAATTATTGCCTAACGGTTAACGTGTTTCTTGAATCTAATTAGAAAAAACTAGCTCCAGATAACAGTTTCCCCAACAAATCTGAGGTCTAAACATGAAATTATCGTAACTATCATCAACTTTATTATTATAAGATAGCAAAATACTAACTTTTAACGATTGCAGATGGAAAAAAGAGAAACGAAGCAATGATTACCCAGGGAACCGCATTGAGTAATAACAACGACATCATCATCTTCTACAACCACTTCGCTCTCAAGATTCTTTATCACAGACAGACCCGCGCGGACGGGGAAGATCGCATCGTCCGTCAACAGAAGCGCTCCGCTCTTCGCCGCCATGGCGTCCTACAGATCAAAAGATTCGCTGAAATCAAATGAAATCTCCATAAATATTAGGTACATAATCATCAAACCACAAACTCCCAAAAGAACAGATCATCAAAAACCCCGGAGACGGGTTAAATCTGCTCACCTGAAACGATTTCGACGATTAAAGACCGAGAGTTCACAGGAGATTTCTTGTCGTACCCGCGGAGAGATGCCCGATCCCAGCCGCCCTCACCGACAAAGAGAGAAACCCTAGAAATCTCCTTTCTTATGAGAAGTAATTACCGCGAGTTCCTAaaaatttaagagagagagagagagagagagagagggagagagagacggAACGGCACCGAGAAACCGTGGACTCGAGAAGAACACCTACGGCTGCTCTGGGGCCGGCTTGGCCTCCAcgtttatataattatttatttatttatatttgggAGCTGGGACGGTAGCGTCCAGGATGACGTCGGGCTGACCTACCCTTATTCGGGTCAAATCCCGCGGTGAAGAGTGCGACCTCGGTGCGAGGGCGGCTATCCAACGGTGCAGATTCGTTGGACCACGGGATCTAGAATGAGGCACGTGGAAGGAGTGGACGCGTGTTGGGCATGGGGATCGCGTCTGCACCAGCGTGGCATGTCTGGTGGGCGGGCACTCTCAAAATTGAGCCAATCAATACCTGACGCGTGGAAGGAGCAGTGGAGCTAAACGAAGGACGTGATGGCGACGGAAAATACCAGAGACAAGGAGGCTACGCGGATGGGTTCCGAGGGATGCTTTCCATGAGATCAAACGGTGCCGCATAGAAATAATCTTTCGTAGGAGCTATGGGCGTAGGCCCGCTTGGTGTCTTATGAGACGGGGAACACGTGATTTCCTTCCAGCAATTGCGAGACCGGAGACGTGGATCCGGGGTCATCAACCATAAAAATGGCAACGCTCAACGCTTTGGACCTGGTCGAGACGCCGGTGTTGTGGGACCAACCAATAATTGGTCCTATAACggcaatttttgaataaaaattccaTAAACAGCTCCACAGGGTGCGCCATACAAGCCCTTTATATGATGCCATGTAAGCAAGAAATTATTGGTTGGACTGTGAAACGGAGATAATTTATTAGTCAGAAGACATTACCAACATCGTTGCGCATGTTCTTAAAGAGGAAAAAGCATTAAACACATGGTAAGCATGAACCATGCAAAGCGATCATACGCTATAAAGAACTGTTTAGAATTTTTGTTCGCGGCTAAGTTTAATGATCTCGAAGTTTTTAGGTACTTTCGAACTAAATATAGGtcaaaatttgagttcaaatttagAGATGAACAGTGTATAAAATTCTTTATAGGAAAGAAAGTCGGCTATTGCTTACAAGCCACCCATCACACCACAGAGAGGGAAAAGAACTTCTAACGTGGTGTCTTACCAACAAACATCCAGTACAGCAGATTGCTTTCCTGGAAAAATCGTAGAAACGGAActgtttagaatttttattcGCTATCTTTGTGGGCTAAGTTTAACGATCTAAAAGTTTCTAAGAACTTTAGAACTAACTATAGGAcaaaatttgaattcgaatttggAGATGAACAGTGTGTGCTATAAGAAAACTCAAGAAAGCCGGTTCTGCTTCCAAGCCGCCCATTCCAAATAGGGAAAAGGAAATTTTAACACAATATCTTACCAATAAATATCAAATACACCAGGTTGCCTTCCTGGAAATATCAAAGGAACGGAATTGTCCAGCATCAAGATATTACTAACAATAACATGGATTTTGCTGCATTCTACATGACATTTTCATTAGCTGGTACCAACCATTCTACCTGTTTGAATTATCAGTAGACAACAACTAGCATTAAGCTACTTGTTTTGGATCATAAATTTCAATACAACAAGAGACGGAATTTAACATTAAGCACACACGTAACGCAAATTAAAGTGCCAGACGAACAGCTTGAGAAAACAAAAGTATCGGGATACTAGAGTTCTAGTCCATTTCAATTTACAATACCTGTGTATTCTTAAGGAGCTCGATAATTCAACTGTAACAACAGAATTTTATGAAGAAAGATAGATGAAACATCAAGCTCGCTGGCTAGCAAAAGATGGGTTCTTTCTTACGGTAAATTCTGTCTCTACACCGCATCATGAACATGGAGATTAATAAGGTCTAGTCGATAAGCGCGGACTTGAAGTGGTAGTCATCAATTGTGGAATAAATATGGCCGACATCAACATGGTAATCAATAGCTTCCCTGCACCATAAACAATACAAAGATTAACAGCAAGTTCATTTGTGTGTGAGATAGGTAGGTAGATAGATAaatagagagggagggagagagacttgatctgattgattGGTTTTCCCAGTCGCCTGGCAACTTCGTCTACATGCAATCCATGTTCGCTAGCACTGAAGAAAGAATGGCATGTCATACACTAAAAAGGGCAACACTTACTGTATTTTGTCAAGAATTTTGCTTGCCAAAAACCATATTACCGAATGAAAAGGCAGGCACAAGGTAACGGTGCAGTCAACCTGGTTGGACAAGAGTATATGGCAAGCACTAAGAGAGGTAAAATGACAGGCATTTAGCCAAATGAAGATATCAATGATGAAGAAACCATATGGATTAATCTCCCCTACAGTGGATCCTCAACTTAACATTGGCAGTAGTGGGCCTGGGGCAGGTGGCTCACCAGCATCCAAAAGGTCTTTGTTGTTGAATTGAAAAATATATGACCTTCTAAACTTAAGCATAGTTATCCAATACGGATATATAAATTAGAAGGCAATGGTGCTTTAATGAATTTATCTTCATTTTCCCACAAAAGCAATCTTGCTTCCATATCCATATAGGTCCAGACAAATAATGGATGGATCTGTAgcaatgctaaaattatcatggttAAATAAAGCCGACCAGATTTTATGCCACATACACATAACGTACTATTTTCACATGGATATATTAAAAGAAGGGATTAAGATTGCTTGCCTTTCATCCTATGTTACGCTTGTGCCAAGAAACAACTTAGGTACAAAAAGATACGACAAGAAACTTACAGGCTTGCAGGTTCCTGGAAAACATTCAAGACCAATTTGTAGATGTCCTTCTCAGATCCATTCATGATTTTGAGCTCCGATACCTAGAAGAAAAAGAGCATATTGCATGAATTTGTTTGTCTCCCTGTTTTGAGTTGTTCAACATTAAGAAATGTGGAGAGGTAATTAGAAATCTTAATTAGCTTACTTGATTGGCAGGAGTTTGAGGTTCTTTTGATCCAGTCACAAAGGAGGTTCCCATGACCGGACTTGCCTGTGTTTGGGTAGGACCTCCAACCTGTCAAACATATGGTGCCCTAAAAGATCAAAGTTTGTCCACAGGCGCACATCTAGTAGCATACTAGCGGCCAAGTCCATAGAACAGAAATGCAATGTTTTTGAAAACATCAATACCTTGGTTCTGGTGTTCTCTAGATGTATATGAATGCATTGAATGAAGTGGAATGCAACCTCATTGTAGTCAGTGACAGGCCTGGAAAGGGCATAAATCTAGTTAAGCACCAGAGACATCAACATTTGTTGaactgtttaaaaaataaaaaatcacccaatatcattgaaattctacTCTTTTCTACATATGTTTAAATAATTGCTAATTGCAAATAGAGTGGACATCAAGCTGACAGCCAACCCAGACTCAAGTCCAGATACCTCTGATCAAGTTCGATAAGACAGCACAACGAAGACTGAGGAAAAATGGCAGAAATCCCTGTCATTAGATCACATCGCTTCCAATCCAACTAGAAAAACTGAACAGGTTTGATGTCTGCTAGCAAGCTTCAAGATCAAGATGACTGTCCAGTTGGAGACTTATGATAGACATAATCACCTTAAGGCCATTGTTATCACCACAACAAACACATAAGAAATGATATGTGAATGGCAACAAATCTTCTTATTTCCCTTGTGTCTTCCATTTTGTTTGACATGTTAATTTTCTGCATATTCACAAACAGTCATATTGCTTCTCAAACACATTACCCAAAATACACTAGGTTGTGTGTCAAATCTATATCTGAATTCCCACTATGTATGTTAATGACCAGATGGGCTTCAGAAGTTTTGCCAATATGACCATCATTTTTACTCACCTATCAAGGGAAGCTGCAAAGTGTCACTTTTTCCATCACATCCTTCATTGATCACACAATAAGGAGGAGCTAACAGAAAAATTTATATCACAGTGGGAATGGAGAGAGATGGATCAACCAAATCGAAGCAAAGAATGAAGTCTAGAGCAATATCAGCAGTTCCTCAAATGGTATCACAAAAACAGGACATAGACAGAAAGTTGGTATTTCATTACCTACATACAAGTAACTCCTGAACTTAAGCAAAAAAAAAGCCACCAGAACT is a genomic window containing:
- the LOC105037212 gene encoding protein COFACTOR ASSEMBLY OF COMPLEX C SUBUNIT B CCB3, chloroplastic-like isoform X2, coding for MALPYTSVPRFQPCRLQTKGFLHGIGSERLSGFTEGLRSSKLWRTSRNTSACCLLGITMFSGMQSSCDALAIGPDLSRCLQTLELLVPESLQTTISDYSQALVVADLDPYTAKLAIGITGPFLSAFGFLFIARIVMSWYPKLPVGKFPYVIAYAPTEPLLRITRKLIPPLGGVDVTPVVWFGLISFLNEILVGPQGLLVLLSQQV
- the LOC105037212 gene encoding protein COFACTOR ASSEMBLY OF COMPLEX C SUBUNIT B CCB3, chloroplastic-like isoform X3; its protein translation is MALPYTSVPRFQPCRLQTKGFLHGIGSGFTEGLRSSKLWRTSRNTSACCLLGITMFSGMQSSCDALAIGPDLSRCLQTLELLVPESLQTTISDYSQALVVADLDPYTAKLAIGITGPFLSAFGFLFIARIVMSWYPKLPVGKFPYVIAYAPTEPLLRITRKLIPPLGGVDVTPVVWFGLISFLNEILVGPQGLLVLLSQQV
- the LOC105037212 gene encoding protein COFACTOR ASSEMBLY OF COMPLEX C SUBUNIT B CCB3, chloroplastic-like isoform X1; amino-acid sequence: MALPYTSVPRFQPCRLQTKGFLHGIGSERLSVSGFTEGLRSSKLWRTSRNTSACCLLGITMFSGMQSSCDALAIGPDLSRCLQTLELLVPESLQTTISDYSQALVVADLDPYTAKLAIGITGPFLSAFGFLFIARIVMSWYPKLPVGKFPYVIAYAPTEPLLRITRKLIPPLGGVDVTPVVWFGLISFLNEILVGPQGLLVLLSQQV
- the LOC105037211 gene encoding anamorsin homolog, which translates into the protein MAAKSGALLLTDDAIFPVRAGLSVIKNLESEVVVEDDDVVVITQCGSLGGKLPIESGSLDVVVLVWKAPELVGEQWLEEIYRVLKPGGSIIVQTPLPSTEQDKLNSTLERKLLISGFLIVQTLELKSLLSHEDVQSVTIKGKKASWSLGSSFRIKRAVTTVPKIQIDDESDLIDEDSLLTEEDLKKPQLPPVGDCEVGSTRKACKNCVCGRAEAEEKVQKLGLTAEQINNPQSACGNCGLGDAFRCNGCPYRGLPPFKLGEKVSLTGNFLVADI
- the LOC105055410 gene encoding replication protein A 32 kDa subunit A isoform X1; the protein is MFSSQLDGGASVFSGGSFMPSQATQAGDSSLSKNRGAPGVFSVTVKQISYAYHSSDDKSSFVIDGVDATNFRLLGMVSNKAERNTDVTFTLDDGTGRIDIIRWVNEASDANETAILQNGMYVSVSGSLKGFQDKKRAVAFSIRPVTDYNEVAFHFIQCIHIHLENTRTKVGGPTQTQASPVMGTSFVTGSKEPQTPANQVSELKIMNGSEKDIYKLVLNVFQEPASLLTAPLPCACLFIRASEHGLHVDEVARRLGKPINQIKEAIDYHVDVGHIYSTIDDYHFKSALID